A genomic window from Gossypium hirsutum isolate 1008001.06 chromosome D10, Gossypium_hirsutum_v2.1, whole genome shotgun sequence includes:
- the LOC107914738 gene encoding LOW QUALITY PROTEIN: glutamic acid-rich protein (The sequence of the model RefSeq protein was modified relative to this genomic sequence to represent the inferred CDS: inserted 2 bases in 2 codons) translates to MSRCFPFPPPGYEKKARTDDADFLKKEKQKEKKHKKEKKEKERRENKEKXEKDKSDGKHKDKKDKKEKHKDRDKXKEKDRDKEKDRSNNLEEKKFPGRPEGQNGEKTTDEKQLPGKSEGHSGEKFIPKEKGSEKDRSSFSGEKKFAGQFSGYNGEKLSQSHQAEDFRDSKFVHELGRRVRGEGAGAGNQLEEKHMGTVPKRDEGMVRLVAKTANALVEEKEKNKRSDDSKSNVQGIRDETRSGGNAMVQNIVGAVNSRVEGIPRQVGSSNERRDEGKEKTKEKKSDDKIRDKHKTKDGEKKSHGKDKDRDKEKKKKKKEKKKEEKAKAKGEHRNLELDNLKRNNKDDPVGTINPKASDSSKEGNKGAVVEENHRKRKDWENNGFLHVNDLKPNKLPRTSSSLLMDNGKTLESCQAPIPLASNSHGAGTGLKVNAKEHKLNGTSEAQVLSVSPATHLSASAQASQMDEVCKKPPHPDSKYLSQVLSVPEMEEWSDFDDQSWLFHSNGSQSKKPKVGFSKIDEAPQVWAEALQIESTDVCALPYVIPY, encoded by the exons ATGTCGCGTTGCTTTCCCTTCCCACCACCAGGATATGAAAAGAAGGCTAGGACCGATGATGCAGACTTTCTAAAAAAG GAGAAGCAAAAGGAGAAGAAGCAtaagaaagagaagaaggagaaggagaggagagaaaataaagaaa aggaaaaggacaAAAGTGATGGAAAGCACAAGGATAAGAAAGACAAAAAGGAAAAACACAAAGACAGAgaca agaaggaaaaagatcGAGATAAAGAAAAAGATAGAAGTAATAACTTGGAGGAGAAGAAATTTCCTGGTCGTCCCGAGGGTCAAAATGGGGAGAAAACCACTGATGAGAAGCAGCTTCCTGGAAAATCTGAAGGCCACAGTGGGGAGAAGTTTATCCCAAAAGAGAAGGGTAGTGAGAAAGATCGAAGCAGTTTCTCAGGTGAGAAGAAATTTGCAGGGCAATTTTCTGGTTATAATGGGGAGAAGCTTAGCCAAAGTCATCAGGCTGAAGATTTCAGGGATTCTAAATTTGTGCATGAGTTGGGGAGGAGGGTCAGAGGTGAAGGTGCCGGAGCTGGAAACCAATTGGAGGAAAAGCATATGGGTACCGTACCAAAAAGAGATGAGGGAATGGTCAGATTGGTGGCTAAGACTGCCAATGCATTGgttgaagagaaggaaaagaacaAGAGAAGTGATGATAGTAAGTCAAATGTGCAAGGAATCAGGGACGAGACAAGATCGGGTGGAAATGCTATGGTTCAGAATATTGTTGGAGCAGTTAATTCTAGAGTTGAAGGGATCCCGAGACAAGTGGGGAGTAGTAATGAGAGGCGGGATGAAGGGAAagaaaaaaccaaagaaaaaaaaagtgacgATAAAATCAGGGACAAGCACAAGACTAAAGATGGGGAGAAAAAAAGTCATGGGAAAGATAAGGATAGGgacaaagagaagaagaagaagaagaaggagaagaagaaggaagagaaGGCAAAGGCGAAAGGTGAACATAGGAATTTGGAGCTGGATAACTTAAAAAGAAACAATAAAGATGACCCTGTCGGCACCATTAATCCGAAAGCATCAGATTCTTCTAAGGAGGGCAACAAGGGCGCTGTTGTCGAGGAAAATCACCGCAAGCGGAAGGACTGGGAAAATAATGGATTTCTTCATG TTAATGACCTTAAACCCAATAAGTTGCCAAGAACTTCTTCCTCTCTATTGATGGACAATGGAAAAACATTAGAATCTTGCCAAGCTCCCATCCCACTCGCTTCCAATAGCCATGGGGCAGGAACTGGTCTTAAGGTGAATGCTAAAGAACACAAGTTGAATGGTACCAGTGAAGCTCAGGTGTTATCTGTTTCCCCGGCAACGCATTTATCAGCAAGTGCACAAGCTAGTCAAATGGATGAAGTGTGTAAGAAACCACCCCATCCGGATTCCAAGTATTTGAGCCAGGTACTTTCAGTGCCTGAGATGGAAGAATGGTCTGATTTTGATGACCAATCATGGCTATTCCACAGTAATGGATCTCAATCGAAGAAGCCCAAGGTGGGTTTTTCCAAGATTGATGAGGCACCACAGGTGTGGGCAGAAGCTCTGCAGATAGAGTCCACCGATGTTTGTGCTCTCCCATATGTTATTCCATACTGA